The following are encoded together in the Limanda limanda chromosome 12, fLimLim1.1, whole genome shotgun sequence genome:
- the fut9a gene encoding 4-galactosyl-N-acetylglucosaminide 3-alpha-L-fucosyltransferase 9 isoform X1, with product MRGKLCFDSRLSRCADSQRRLIPPSTRCRSCSLRPPRRPLPLGFQHSVKSTSWLSGPVESTASTDHVKSLFSTKSDKNVTTVLIWLWPFGQTYDLSVCSSLFNIEGCFITADRNFYNKSDGVIIHHRDICTDLSNLPPFQRPSFQKWVWMNLESPSHSSQLPGIENIFNLTLNYRQDADIEVPYGSIVAAEGEEDFVPPSKNKLICWIVSNWNQDHVRVKYYNELYKHIEVHAYGQAFGEYIADQDYFPTMASCKFYLSFENSIHKDYITEKLYNPLSVGTVPVVLGPPRTNYENFIQGDAFIHVDDFPSPKELADYLLLLDKNEEMYVRYFEWRRHFKVKKAYFWAEHTCLACDYLRRHKEYKAFNNLDKWYWGG from the exons atgagaggaaagCTCTGTTTTGACTCACGCTTGTCAAGATG CGCTGATTCACAACGAAGATTGATCCCGCCGTCGACCCGATGTAGGAGCTGCTCCCTCCGACCCCCACGACGCCCACTCCCGCTCGGATTTCAGCATTCAGTCAAATCCACCAG CTGGCTGTCAGGTCCCGTCGAGTCAACAGCATCCACGGACCACGTTAAGAGCCTCTTCTCCACCAAGAGCGATAAAAACGTGACCACCGTACTGATATGGCTCTGGCCCTTCGGACAGACCTACGACCTGAGCGTCTGCAGCTCTCTCTTCAACATCGAGGGCTGTTTCATCACGGCCGACAGAAACTTCTACAACAAGTCAGATGGGGTCATCATCCATCACCGAGACATCTGCACCGACCTCTCCAACCTGCCGCCGTTCCAGCGACCGTCCTTCCAGAAGTGGGTGTGGATGAACCTGGAGTCGCCGTCTCACTCGTCCCAGCTGCCCGGGATCGAGAACATCTTCAACCTGACTCTCAATTACCGTCAGGATGCTGACATTGAAGTGCCTTATGGGTCCATCGTAGCAGCGGAGGGCGAGGAGGACTTTGTCCCACCCAGCAAAAACAAGCTGATCTGCTGGATTGTGAGCAACTGGAACCAGGACCACGTGCGGGTGAAGTACTACAACGAGCTGTACAAACACATCGAGGTTCACGCCTACGGACAAGCCTTCGGGGAATACATCGCCGACCAGGACTACTTCCCCACCATGGCCAGCTGTAAGTTCTACCTGTCTTTTGAGAACTCCATCCACAAGGACTacatcacagagaaactgtACAACCCGCTCTCAGTGGGAACAGTGCCGGTGGTTCTCGGCCCGCCCCGAACGAACTATGAGAACTTTATCCAGGGAGATGCCTTCATCCACGTCGATGACTTCCCCTCGCCCAAGGAGCTGGCGGACTACCTGCTTCTCCTGGACAAAAACGAAGAAATGTACGTCAGGTACTTTGAGTGGCGGCGGCACTTTAAAGTAAAGAAGGCCTATTTCTGGGCAGAGCACACATGCCTGGCTTGTGATTACCTGCGCAGGCACAAGGAGTACAAGGCATTCAATAACCTTGACAAGTGGTACTGGGGTGGATAG
- the fhl5 gene encoding four and a half LIM domains protein 5: MSTNERFDCHYCKDSLLGKKYIMKEDMQYCTKCYESLFANCCEGCSLPIGCNCKDLSYKDRHWHEQCFTCAKCSRSLVEKAFAAKEDLLLCTECHANDYSSKCTTCKKTVMPGSRKMEYKGNSWHETCFLCHRCQQPIGTKSFIPKDTGYFCVPCFEKQFAYQCCACKKSITTGGVTYQDKPWHRDCFLCIGCRKQLSGQRFTSRENFPYCLECFSNLYAKKCVGCTKPITSLAGAKYISFEERQWHSECFTCTQCSMSLVGRGFLTKRDNILCTDCGREK; this comes from the exons ATGTCCACCAACGAGCGTTTCGACTGCCATTACTGCAAGGACTCCCTGCTGGGGAAGAAGTACATAATGAAAGAGGACATGCAGTACTGCACTAAGTGCTATGAGAGCCTGTTCGCCAACTGCTGTGAGGGATGCTCTTTACCGATTGGCTGTAACTGCAAG GACCTTTCCTATAAGGATCGCCACTGGCACGAGCAGTGCTTCACATGCGCCAAATGCAGCCGCTCTCTGGTGGAGAAGGCCTTCGCCGCTAAGGAAGATTTATTGCTCTGCACCGAGTGCCATGCCAATGACTATTCCTCCAAGTGTACCACCTGCAAGAAAACCGTCATGCCAG GTTCCCGCAAAATGGAATACAAGGGGAACAGCTGGCATGAGACCTGCTTCCTGTGCCACCGCTGCCAGCAGCCAATAGGAACCAAGTCCTTCATCCCCAAAGACACTGGCTACTTCTGCGTGCCCTGCTTCGAGAAGCAATTTGCCTACCAGTGCTGTGCCTGTAAGAAG tccATCACAACAGGTGGAGTGACGTACCAGGACAAGCCGTGGCACCGCGACTGCTTCCTATGCATCGGCTGCAGAAAGCAGCTGTCGGGCCAGCGCTTCACCTCCCGGGAGAACTTCCCCTACTGCCTCGAATGCTTCAGCAACCTGTATGCAAAGAAGTGTGTGGGCTGCACCAAGCCCATCACCA GTCTGGCAGGCGCCAAGTACATCTCCTTCGAGGAGCGCCAGTGGCACAGCGAGTGTTTCACCTGCACACAGTGCTCCATGTCGCTGGTGGGACGCGGCTTCCTCACCAAGCGCGACAACATCTTGTGCACCGATTGTGGCAGGGAGAAGTGA
- the fut9a gene encoding 4-galactosyl-N-acetylglucosaminide 3-alpha-L-fucosyltransferase 9 isoform X2, producing the protein MPSAPFHRILRPLLLGTFILGCFVTLFLMYFKPSTSWLSGPVESTASTDHVKSLFSTKSDKNVTTVLIWLWPFGQTYDLSVCSSLFNIEGCFITADRNFYNKSDGVIIHHRDICTDLSNLPPFQRPSFQKWVWMNLESPSHSSQLPGIENIFNLTLNYRQDADIEVPYGSIVAAEGEEDFVPPSKNKLICWIVSNWNQDHVRVKYYNELYKHIEVHAYGQAFGEYIADQDYFPTMASCKFYLSFENSIHKDYITEKLYNPLSVGTVPVVLGPPRTNYENFIQGDAFIHVDDFPSPKELADYLLLLDKNEEMYVRYFEWRRHFKVKKAYFWAEHTCLACDYLRRHKEYKAFNNLDKWYWGG; encoded by the coding sequence ATGCCATCTGCACCTTTTCACAGAATCCTACGACCCCTTCTGCTCGGCACGTTCATACTGGGATGCTTTGTCACTCTgtttttgatgtattttaaaCCGTCCACCAGCTGGCTGTCAGGTCCCGTCGAGTCAACAGCATCCACGGACCACGTTAAGAGCCTCTTCTCCACCAAGAGCGATAAAAACGTGACCACCGTACTGATATGGCTCTGGCCCTTCGGACAGACCTACGACCTGAGCGTCTGCAGCTCTCTCTTCAACATCGAGGGCTGTTTCATCACGGCCGACAGAAACTTCTACAACAAGTCAGATGGGGTCATCATCCATCACCGAGACATCTGCACCGACCTCTCCAACCTGCCGCCGTTCCAGCGACCGTCCTTCCAGAAGTGGGTGTGGATGAACCTGGAGTCGCCGTCTCACTCGTCCCAGCTGCCCGGGATCGAGAACATCTTCAACCTGACTCTCAATTACCGTCAGGATGCTGACATTGAAGTGCCTTATGGGTCCATCGTAGCAGCGGAGGGCGAGGAGGACTTTGTCCCACCCAGCAAAAACAAGCTGATCTGCTGGATTGTGAGCAACTGGAACCAGGACCACGTGCGGGTGAAGTACTACAACGAGCTGTACAAACACATCGAGGTTCACGCCTACGGACAAGCCTTCGGGGAATACATCGCCGACCAGGACTACTTCCCCACCATGGCCAGCTGTAAGTTCTACCTGTCTTTTGAGAACTCCATCCACAAGGACTacatcacagagaaactgtACAACCCGCTCTCAGTGGGAACAGTGCCGGTGGTTCTCGGCCCGCCCCGAACGAACTATGAGAACTTTATCCAGGGAGATGCCTTCATCCACGTCGATGACTTCCCCTCGCCCAAGGAGCTGGCGGACTACCTGCTTCTCCTGGACAAAAACGAAGAAATGTACGTCAGGTACTTTGAGTGGCGGCGGCACTTTAAAGTAAAGAAGGCCTATTTCTGGGCAGAGCACACATGCCTGGCTTGTGATTACCTGCGCAGGCACAAGGAGTACAAGGCATTCAATAACCTTGACAAGTGGTACTGGGGTGGATAG
- the si:ch211-266g18.9 gene encoding transforming growth factor-beta receptor-associated protein 1, translated as MAFKAFTKTQIYEKHEAPKEKDKFGIQCLECFDRNLYIGSKNATVQHLILQNSTNPDLSPGQSQTREGRARKLGSSNPVVQLRAVPLFNHLLVLWDRGVTALNMFSLEPVPGLKKIQHVSLFEVGDSLLTARAGCVQLVTSSSRRRVVHIHVVGVDRWEVVKEVSLQQDPVALAIDGTSLCVGTCDRYLLWDVETGSKEELFPHNHNKQGVIVTSVGRGEFLLNGPESLGMFVMKTGICQRPPLQWPQEVLAATVCFPYILTLQPQVLSVYSMLDQRCKQSVSLHGGKGLLSTSDGVLVFTEREIFSLHLVPFEEQIQTLVGHERVEEALLLLDGVQSRRPLDSYKELQKAVTCLAGFVHFYREGFSEARELFIAGELDPRELILLYPDMRSCLGNDFQSQFDQGTKKGGALQVLWGEDTNMFHHYLDFLADFLRAVRGTERDSACSAEVDCALLRLYVVLGDTGNLQQLVTSPNECRLDHCVPALEKNNRFFALGSLYQSQGRQTDAIKTWVTIADGSHQHDSCSDVYGHIVQTLSQLEDRDIVRKFADWTLQKNQEKGVHIFTNRPPDDRLETQDVFLLLEKYPLASVLYLEFLIHDLSSEEESHHSRLALAYVTQTLREEEEADLRSTRGKLQHLLWESKFYDVSTVYERVQSTTLHVETAILLGRSGDHSRALQLLVHRERDPQAAEAYCCRAAQGQDPPFRQALLLTLLQIYLSSEDPSGTAVDLLNDNPRAFAAEKVVQLLPDSWSVQLVSQFLVGSVRATLHQSRLVKLQKALAQVELMRHKVTWMQASKAMLRLDKEQKCQVCQRVLAEPHFACDLHGELMHVGCSGFF; from the exons ATGGCTTTTAAagcattcacaaaaacacagatctATGAAAAACACGAAGCTCcaaaagaaaaggacaaattCGGGATCCAGTGCCTCGAGTGCTTCGATCGAAATCTGTATATTGGGAGTAAAAATGCAACAGTGCAGCACCTGATCCTACAAAACAGCACCAACCCAGACCTGAGTCCTGGTCAGAGCCAAACCAGAGAAGGTAGAGCCAGAAAACTGGGCTCCAGCAACCCAGTCGTCCAACTGAGAGCGGTCCCGCTTTTCAACCACTTGCTGGTCCTGTGGGACCGCGGCGTCACGGCCCTCAACATGTTCTCCCTGGAGCCGGTTCCTGGCTTGAAGAAAATCCAGcacgtgtctctgtttgagGTTGGCGACTCCTTGCTCACAGCTCGGGCAGGATGCGTGCAGCTGGTGACTTCCTCCAGCCGCAGGAGAGTGGTGCACATCCACGTGGTGGGAGTGGACAGGTGGGAGGTTGTAAAGGAGGTGTCTCTACAACAGGATCCCGTGGCCTTGGCAATAGATGGCACCAGTCTGTGTGTAGGCACCTGTGACAGGTACCTCCTCTGGGACGTGGAGACTGGGAGCAAAGAGGAGCTTTTTCCTCACAATCACAACAAGCAAGGCGTCATTGTTACCTCAGTGGGACGAGGGGAGTTCCTCCTGAATGGGCCTGAATCTTTGG GCATGTTCGTGATGAAGACAGGGATTTGCCAGCGCCCCCCCCTGCAGTGGCCTCAGGAGGTGCTGGCAGCCACAGTATGTTTCCCTTACATCCTCACCCTGCAGCCCCAAGTGCTGTCTGTGTACAGCATGTTGGATCAGCGGTGCAAGCAGAGTGTGAGCCTCCATGGAGGGAAGGGTCTGCTCTCCACTTCAG ATGGCGTGTTGGtgttcacagagagagagattttcagTTTGCATCTGGTGCCGTTTGAAGAGCAGATCCAGACGCTTGTAGGACACGAGAGGGTCGAGGAGGCTTTACTGCTGCTGGACGGGGTTCAGAGCCGTCGTCCACTTGACTCATACAAG GAGCTGCAGAAGGCCGTCACTTGCCTGGCTggatttgttcatttttacCGGGAGGGTTTTTCCGAGGCCAGAGAACTATTCAT TGCAGGCGAGCTGGACCCCAGAGAACTCATCCTCCTCTACCCAGACATGAGGTCGTGTCTCGGCAACGACTTTCAGTCCCAGTTTGATCAGGGGACCAAGAAGGGCGGGGCTCTCCAGGTGCTCTGGGGGGAGGACACAAACATGTTTCATCACTACCTGGACTTCCTGGCAGATTTTCTCCGAGCTGTCAGGGGGACTGAGAGAGACTCAGCGTGCAGTGCGGAGGTGGACTGCGCCCTCCTGAGGCTGTACGTGGTACTGGGAGACACtgggaacctgcagcagcttgtcACTTCTCCTAATGAGTGCAGGCTGGATCACTGTGTTCCTGCtctggagaaaaacaacag attttttgcGTTAGGTTCCCTCTATCAAAGCCAAGGGAGGCAAACTGATGCAATAAAG ACTTGGGTAACGATTGCAGACGGCTCCCACCAACACGACTCTTGCTCAGATGTGTACGGACACATAGTGCAGACTCTCAGTCAGCTGGAAGACAGAGATATCGTGAGGAAGTTTGCAGACTGGACTCTGCAAAAAAATCAAGAG AAAGGTGTGCACATTTTCACCAACCGCCCTCCAGACGATCGACTGGAGACACAGgacgtcttcctcctcttggaGAAATATCCGCTGGCGTCGGTTTTGTATCTTGAGTTCCTGATCCATGATTTAAGCAGCGAG GAGGAAAGTCATCACAGCCGTCTGGCCTTGGCCTATGTTACTCAGACActgcgagaggaagaggaagcagatTTGAGGTCGACCAGGGGGAAGTTGCAACATCTGTTATGGGAATCCAAATTCTACGACGTCTCCACTGTATACG AGAGAGTCCAGTCAACGACCCTACACGTAGAGACAGCCATTCTCCTCGGCAGGAGTGGGGACCACTCCCGGGCGCTGCAGCTGCTTGTTCACCGGGAGCGAGACCCCCAGGCTGCAGAGGCCTACTGCTGCAGGGCTGCCCAGGGCCAGGACCCTCCCTTCAGACAGGCCCTGCTGCTCACCCTGCTCCAGATCTACCTGAGCTCCGAGGATCCCAGCGGCACTGCGGTGGATCTGCTGAACGACAACCCGCGGGCCTTTGCAGCGGAGAAGGTCGTCCAGCTCCTGCCCGACTCTTGGTCTGTTCAGCTTGTCTCCCAGTTCTTAGTCGGGTCCGTGAGGGCAACGCTCCACCAGAGTCGCCTGGTGAAGCTGCAAAAGGCACTGGCCCAGGTGGAGCTCATGCGGCACAAGGTCACTTGG ATGCAGGCCTCAAAAGCAATGCTCAGACTGGACAAGGAGCAGAAGTGTCAGGTCTGTCAGCGAGTCCTCGCCGAGCCTCACTTTGCCTGTGACCTGCACGGCGAGCTCATGCACGTGGGCTGCTCTGGCTTTTTTTAG